The proteins below come from a single Kitasatospora sp. NBC_00315 genomic window:
- a CDS encoding DUF6158 family protein — MRHPDGPHGKPAGISPHALDNGVLLRELEQLHRTRHETFLYGSDDALERHTSRSAQLEAEYLHRFPDRQVTAARTRSGARARDAAARAEAAPE; from the coding sequence ATGCGGCACCCGGACGGCCCGCACGGCAAACCCGCGGGGATCTCCCCGCACGCCCTGGACAACGGGGTGCTGCTGCGCGAGCTGGAGCAGCTGCACCGCACCAGGCACGAGACCTTCCTCTACGGCTCCGACGACGCGCTGGAGCGCCACACCTCCCGCTCCGCGCAGCTGGAGGCGGAGTACCTGCACCGCTTCCCGGACCGCCAGGTCACCGCCGCCCGTACCCGCTCCGGCGCCCGGGCCCGGGACGCCGCCGCGCGGGCCGAGGCCGCCCCCGAGTGA
- a CDS encoding NADP-dependent isocitrate dehydrogenase: MSDSTIIYTHTDEAPALATYSFLPVVQAYASTAGVSVETRDISLAGRIIAAFPERLEEGQRIADALAELGELAKTAEANIIKLPNVSASVPQLKAAIAELKQQGYALPDYPDDAQSDEDRDVRARYDKIKGSAVNPVLREGNSDRRAPASVKNYAKAHPHRMGAWTSESRTNVAHMTADDFRSTEKSAVVAEAGTLRIELAAADGSTTVLRESVPVLAGEVVDASVMHVAALRDFFAAQVARAKAEGVLFSVHLKATMMKVSDPIIFGHVVRAFFPKTFAQYGEVLAAAGLNPNNGLGGILGGLDALADGTAIKASFDAELADGPALAMVDSDRGITNLHVPSDVIVDASMPAMIRTAGHMWGPDGKEADTLAVIPDSSYAGIYQVVIDDCRANGAYDPATMGSVPNVGLMAQAAEEYGSHDKTFELKTDGTVRVVDAAGNVVLEQPVAAGDVFRMCQTKDVPIRDWVKLAVNRARATGNPTVFWLDESRAHDANLIAKVKAYLPEHDTDGLQIEIMTPEQATAFSLERIRRGEDTVSVTGNVLRDYLTDLFPILELGTSAKMLSVVPLINGGGLFETGAGGSAPKHVQQLLKENYLRWDSLGEFLALAVSFEHLAQTTGNARAQVLADTLDRATGSFLNEDKSPSRRLGGIDNRGSHFYLALYWAQELAAQSDDAQLAESFASLAKTLAEQERTIVDELIAVQGSATDIGGYYQPDPAKASAVMRPSQTFNEAIATLG; encoded by the coding sequence GTGTCTGACTCGACCATCATCTATACGCACACCGACGAGGCCCCGGCCCTGGCGACCTATTCGTTCCTGCCGGTGGTCCAGGCGTACGCCTCGACGGCGGGCGTCAGCGTGGAGACGCGCGACATCTCGCTGGCCGGGCGCATCATCGCGGCCTTCCCGGAGCGTCTTGAGGAGGGCCAGCGCATCGCGGACGCCCTCGCCGAGCTCGGTGAGCTCGCCAAGACGGCCGAGGCCAACATCATCAAGCTGCCGAACGTCTCGGCGTCCGTCCCGCAGCTGAAGGCCGCGATCGCCGAGCTGAAGCAGCAGGGCTACGCGCTGCCGGACTACCCGGACGACGCGCAGTCGGACGAGGACCGCGACGTCCGCGCCCGCTACGACAAGATCAAGGGCAGCGCCGTCAACCCGGTCCTGCGCGAGGGCAACTCCGACCGCCGCGCGCCCGCCTCGGTCAAGAACTACGCCAAGGCGCACCCGCACCGGATGGGCGCCTGGACCTCCGAGTCCAGGACGAACGTCGCGCACATGACCGCCGACGACTTCCGCTCCACCGAGAAGTCCGCGGTGGTCGCCGAGGCCGGCACCCTGCGCATCGAGCTGGCGGCCGCCGACGGCAGCACCACCGTGCTCCGCGAGTCCGTACCGGTGCTCGCCGGTGAGGTCGTCGACGCCTCGGTCATGCACGTGGCGGCCCTGCGCGACTTCTTCGCGGCCCAGGTGGCCCGTGCCAAGGCCGAGGGCGTGCTGTTCTCGGTGCACCTCAAGGCCACCATGATGAAGGTCTCCGACCCGATCATCTTCGGCCACGTCGTGCGGGCCTTCTTCCCGAAGACCTTCGCCCAGTACGGCGAGGTGCTGGCGGCGGCGGGCCTGAACCCGAACAACGGCCTGGGTGGCATCCTCGGCGGCCTGGACGCGCTCGCCGACGGCACCGCGATCAAGGCGTCCTTCGACGCCGAGCTGGCCGACGGCCCGGCGCTCGCGATGGTCGACTCGGACCGCGGCATCACCAACCTGCACGTGCCGAGCGACGTCATCGTCGACGCCTCGATGCCGGCCATGATCCGCACCGCCGGGCACATGTGGGGCCCGGACGGCAAGGAGGCCGACACCCTCGCCGTCATCCCCGACAGCAGCTACGCGGGCATCTACCAGGTCGTCATCGACGACTGCCGCGCCAACGGCGCCTACGACCCGGCCACCATGGGCTCGGTGCCGAACGTCGGCCTGATGGCGCAGGCGGCCGAGGAGTACGGCAGCCACGACAAGACCTTCGAGCTCAAGACCGACGGCACCGTCCGCGTCGTGGACGCCGCGGGCAACGTCGTGCTGGAGCAGCCGGTCGCGGCCGGCGACGTCTTCCGCATGTGCCAGACCAAGGACGTGCCGATCCGCGACTGGGTCAAGCTGGCCGTCAACCGTGCCCGCGCCACCGGCAACCCGACGGTGTTCTGGCTCGACGAGAGCCGCGCGCACGACGCCAACCTGATCGCCAAGGTCAAGGCGTACCTGCCGGAGCACGACACCGACGGGCTGCAGATCGAGATCATGACGCCGGAGCAGGCCACCGCCTTCTCCCTGGAGCGCATCCGCCGCGGCGAGGACACCGTCTCGGTGACCGGCAACGTGCTGCGCGACTACCTGACCGACCTCTTCCCGATCCTGGAGCTCGGCACGAGCGCCAAGATGCTCTCCGTCGTCCCGCTGATCAACGGCGGCGGTCTGTTCGAGACGGGCGCGGGCGGCTCCGCGCCGAAGCACGTCCAGCAGCTGCTCAAGGAGAACTACCTCCGCTGGGACAGCCTGGGCGAGTTCCTCGCGCTGGCGGTCAGCTTCGAGCACCTCGCGCAGACCACGGGCAACGCCCGTGCCCAGGTCCTCGCCGACACGCTCGACCGGGCGACCGGCAGCTTCCTCAACGAGGACAAGTCGCCGAGCCGTCGCCTGGGCGGCATCGACAACCGCGGCAGCCACTTCTACCTGGCGCTGTACTGGGCCCAGGAGCTGGCCGCACAGAGCGACGACGCGCAGCTGGCGGAGTCGTTCGCGTCGCTCGCCAAGACGCTCGCCGAGCAGGAGCGGACGATCGTCGACGAGCTCATCGCGGTCCAGGGCTCGGCGACCGACATCGGCGGCTACTACCAGCCGGACCCGGCCAAGGCGTCGGCCGTGATGCGCCCGTCGCAGACCTTCAACGAGGCCATCGCGACCCTCGGCTGA
- a CDS encoding amino acid permease, whose translation MSADTGTPTTSPPTAAPDDGRLKAGLKNRHLSMIAIGGVIGAGLFVGSGAGIASTGPGILLSYALAGILVVMVMRMLGEMAAADPQSGSFSAYADRALGRWAGFSIGWLYWFFWVVVLAVEATAGAKILNTWVPGVPQWAFALLVMAVLTATNLFSVASYGEFEFWFAGIKVVAIIAFIVIGALAVFGVLPGTHAVGTTNLTGNGGFLPHGVGAVFTGMLTVVFAFMGSEIVTLAAGESADPEKAVSRATNSVIWRIGIFYLGSIAIVVTLLPWNDASVKGSPYVAVLEHVGIPGAARVMDVIVLTAVLSCLNSGLYTASRMAFSLGQRGDAPRAFARVSARGVPRVAILSSVVFGFLAVFFNYTSPNTVFKFLINSSGAVALFVWLVICFSQLRMRKIIERETPERLTVRMWLYPYLTWATIGLIGFVVAYMFTDHDGRTQMYLSLAAAVVVLAAAAVVDRRRKAAAAAG comes from the coding sequence ATGAGTGCGGACACCGGCACCCCGACCACCTCGCCGCCGACGGCGGCACCCGACGACGGCCGTCTCAAGGCCGGACTGAAGAACCGGCACCTGTCGATGATCGCGATCGGCGGCGTGATCGGCGCCGGCCTGTTCGTCGGCTCCGGCGCCGGTATCGCCTCCACCGGCCCCGGCATCCTGCTCTCGTACGCGCTGGCCGGGATCCTGGTCGTGATGGTGATGCGGATGCTCGGCGAGATGGCGGCCGCGGATCCGCAGAGCGGCTCGTTCTCGGCCTACGCGGACCGGGCGCTCGGCCGCTGGGCCGGGTTCAGCATCGGCTGGCTGTACTGGTTCTTCTGGGTCGTGGTGCTGGCCGTCGAGGCCACCGCCGGCGCCAAGATCCTCAACACCTGGGTGCCCGGCGTGCCGCAGTGGGCCTTCGCCCTGCTGGTGATGGCCGTGCTCACGGCGACCAACCTGTTCTCGGTCGCCTCGTACGGGGAGTTCGAGTTCTGGTTCGCCGGCATCAAGGTGGTGGCGATCATCGCCTTCATCGTGATCGGGGCGCTGGCGGTGTTCGGCGTCCTGCCCGGCACCCACGCGGTCGGTACGACCAACCTGACGGGCAACGGCGGTTTCCTGCCGCACGGCGTCGGAGCCGTCTTCACGGGGATGCTGACGGTGGTCTTCGCCTTCATGGGCAGCGAGATCGTCACGCTGGCGGCCGGGGAGTCCGCCGACCCGGAGAAGGCCGTCAGCCGGGCCACCAACAGCGTGATCTGGCGTATCGGGATCTTCTACCTCGGATCGATCGCCATCGTGGTGACCCTGCTGCCGTGGAACGACGCCTCGGTGAAGGGCAGCCCCTACGTCGCGGTGCTGGAGCACGTCGGCATCCCCGGCGCCGCCCGCGTGATGGACGTGATCGTGCTGACCGCCGTCCTGTCCTGCCTCAACTCGGGCCTGTACACGGCCTCCCGGATGGCCTTCTCGCTCGGGCAGCGCGGCGACGCGCCGCGGGCCTTCGCCAGGGTGAGTGCGCGCGGGGTACCCCGGGTGGCGATCCTCTCCTCGGTGGTCTTCGGCTTTCTGGCGGTGTTCTTCAACTACACCTCGCCGAACACCGTCTTCAAGTTCCTGATCAACTCCTCGGGCGCGGTGGCGCTCTTCGTCTGGCTGGTGATCTGCTTCTCGCAACTGCGGATGCGCAAGATCATCGAACGCGAGACCCCCGAGCGGCTCACCGTGCGGATGTGGCTCTACCCCTATCTGACCTGGGCGACCATCGGCCTGATCGGCTTCGTCGTGGCCTACATGTTCACCGACCACGACGGCCGGACCCAGATGTACCTGTCGCTGGCCGCGGCGGTCGTCGTGCTGGCGGCCGCGGCCGTGGTGGACCGCCGGCGCAAGGCGGCCGCGGCAGCCGGCTGA
- a CDS encoding NADP-dependent succinic semialdehyde dehydrogenase, which translates to MPIASVNPATGETLETFEALDGAAIELRLARAEAAYREYRTTGFDHRAELVRRAADLLDDGREPIARMMTEEMGKPLTAARAEAAKCATALRWYAERAPGLLADEIPDRADVTDSGAVDAYVRYRPLGAVLAVMPWNFPFWQVIRFAAPALMAGNVCLLKHASNVPRTALALEELFRQAGFPQGCFQTLLIGSGAVEGVIRDRRVAAVTLTGSEPAGRSVAATAADEVKKAVLELGGSDPFVVLPSADVPAAVRAAVRARVQNNGQSCIAAKRFIVHGEVYEQFATAFTEAMRALRVGDPMDERTDVGPLASEQGRTDLEELVEDARAHGARVECGGRRPVGLDGGWFYEPTVVSGVTPAMRIHLEETFGPVATLYRVEDLEEALAAANDTPFGLSSNVWTTDGAEQQRFVRDIEAGGVFFNGMTASHPALPFGGVKRSGFGRELSGHGIREFCNITTVWLGPPQQG; encoded by the coding sequence ATGCCCATCGCCAGCGTGAACCCCGCGACCGGCGAGACCCTGGAGACCTTCGAGGCACTGGACGGCGCGGCGATCGAGCTGCGCCTGGCCCGCGCCGAGGCGGCCTACCGGGAGTACCGCACCACCGGTTTCGACCACCGCGCCGAGCTGGTGCGCCGGGCCGCCGACCTGCTGGACGACGGCCGGGAGCCGATCGCGCGGATGATGACCGAGGAGATGGGCAAGCCGCTGACGGCCGCCCGCGCCGAGGCCGCGAAGTGCGCGACGGCGCTGCGCTGGTACGCGGAGCGCGCTCCGGGCCTGCTCGCGGACGAGATCCCGGACCGCGCCGACGTCACCGACTCCGGAGCCGTCGACGCCTACGTCCGCTACCGCCCGCTCGGCGCGGTGCTGGCGGTGATGCCGTGGAACTTCCCGTTCTGGCAGGTGATCCGCTTCGCCGCGCCGGCGCTGATGGCCGGCAACGTCTGTCTGCTCAAGCACGCGTCGAACGTGCCCCGGACGGCGCTGGCGCTGGAGGAGCTGTTCCGACAGGCGGGCTTCCCGCAGGGCTGCTTCCAGACCCTGCTGATCGGGTCGGGCGCGGTCGAGGGCGTGATCCGCGACCGCCGGGTCGCCGCCGTGACGCTGACCGGCAGTGAGCCGGCCGGCCGCTCGGTGGCGGCGACGGCGGCGGACGAGGTGAAGAAGGCCGTCCTGGAGCTGGGCGGCAGCGACCCGTTCGTCGTCCTGCCGAGCGCCGACGTCCCGGCCGCCGTCCGCGCCGCCGTCCGCGCCCGGGTCCAGAACAACGGGCAGTCCTGCATCGCGGCCAAGCGCTTCATCGTGCACGGCGAGGTGTACGAGCAGTTCGCGACCGCCTTCACCGAGGCGATGCGCGCCCTTCGGGTCGGCGATCCGATGGACGAGCGCACCGACGTCGGCCCGCTGGCCAGCGAGCAGGGACGGACCGATCTGGAGGAGCTGGTCGAGGACGCCCGGGCGCACGGCGCGCGGGTGGAGTGCGGCGGCCGGCGCCCGGTCGGGCTGGACGGCGGCTGGTTCTACGAACCGACGGTCGTCTCCGGCGTCACCCCGGCCATGCGCATCCACCTGGAGGAGACCTTCGGGCCGGTCGCCACGCTGTACCGGGTCGAGGACCTGGAGGAGGCGCTCGCCGCCGCCAACGACACGCCGTTCGGCCTCAGCTCCAACGTGTGGACCACGGACGGGGCCGAGCAGCAGCGGTTCGTCCGCGACATCGAGGCGGGCGGCGTGTTCTTCAACGGCATGACGGCCTCGCACCCGGCGCTGCCGTTCGGCGGTGTGAAGCGCTCCGGTTTCGGGCGTGAGCTCTCGGGCCACGGCATCCGGGAGTTCTGCAACATCACCACGGTGTGGCTCGGGCCGCCGCAGCAGGGCTGA
- a CDS encoding metallophosphoesterase: protein MIVVVVLAVLVVLAVFGLAHRYLWRRLVRDVSAPGGPWRRTGTVLAFVLPLLALGALVGGRALPLAAERWLAWPGYLWLAVLLYLLMALLVGEAIRPLLNRLPKRRPVPAAPDGEARSAGGTTPDEVTQGEVTQGGTAPDGAVPAEGTEREGATGGSPAPGAPSPGRRLFVARAVAIGAAGAAVAVVGNGTYGVLRGPHLKQVTVPLAKLPARAHGYRIAVVSDIHLGPILGRSHTQRIVDTINGAQPDLIAIVGDLVDGTVPELGSAAEPLARLRARDGAYFVTGNHEYFSGAAPWVEFVRSLGVHPLQNARVELPGFDLAGVNDLAGTAEGDGPDFARALGDRDRSRASVLLSHQPVTIHDAVRQGVDLQLSGHTHGGQLWPGNYLAELANPTVAGLERYGDTQLYVTRGAGAWGPPVRVGAPSDITIVTLASLRT from the coding sequence GTGATCGTGGTCGTGGTGCTCGCCGTGCTCGTCGTCCTGGCCGTGTTCGGGCTGGCGCACCGGTACCTCTGGCGGCGTCTGGTGCGCGACGTCAGCGCCCCGGGAGGCCCCTGGCGGCGGACCGGCACGGTACTGGCCTTCGTGCTGCCGCTGCTCGCCCTCGGCGCGCTGGTCGGCGGCCGGGCGCTGCCGCTGGCCGCCGAGCGCTGGCTGGCGTGGCCGGGCTACCTCTGGCTGGCCGTGCTGCTCTACCTGCTGATGGCGCTGCTGGTCGGCGAGGCGATCCGCCCGCTGCTCAACCGCCTGCCGAAGCGCCGCCCGGTGCCCGCGGCCCCCGACGGTGAAGCCAGGTCGGCGGGCGGGACGACCCCGGACGAGGTGACGCAGGGCGAGGTGACGCAGGGCGGGACGGCCCCGGACGGGGCCGTCCCGGCCGAGGGGACCGAGCGCGAGGGCGCCACTGGCGGCAGCCCGGCGCCCGGCGCGCCCTCGCCCGGCAGGCGGCTGTTCGTCGCCCGGGCGGTCGCGATCGGCGCGGCCGGCGCCGCCGTCGCCGTCGTCGGCAACGGTACGTACGGTGTGCTGCGCGGCCCGCACCTCAAGCAGGTCACCGTGCCGCTGGCTAAGCTGCCGGCCCGGGCGCACGGCTACCGGATCGCCGTGGTCAGCGACATTCATCTCGGACCGATCCTGGGGCGCTCGCACACCCAGCGCATCGTCGACACCATCAACGGCGCCCAGCCGGACCTGATCGCGATCGTCGGCGACCTCGTCGACGGCACCGTGCCCGAACTCGGCAGCGCCGCCGAGCCGCTGGCGCGGCTCCGGGCCCGGGACGGCGCCTACTTCGTCACCGGCAACCACGAGTACTTCTCCGGCGCCGCCCCCTGGGTGGAGTTCGTCCGCTCGCTCGGGGTGCACCCGCTGCAGAACGCCCGGGTCGAACTGCCCGGCTTCGACCTCGCGGGTGTCAACGACCTGGCCGGCACGGCCGAGGGCGACGGGCCGGACTTCGCCCGGGCGCTCGGCGACCGCGATCGCAGCCGCGCCTCCGTGCTGCTCTCGCACCAGCCGGTGACCATCCACGACGCCGTCCGTCAGGGCGTGGACCTCCAGCTGTCCGGCCACACCCACGGCGGCCAGCTCTGGCCCGGCAACTACCTCGCCGAGCTGGCCAACCCCACCGTCGCGGGCCTGGAGCGCTACGGCGACACCCAGCTCTACGTCACCCGGGGCGCCGGCGCGTGGGGCCCGCCCGTCCGGGTCGGCGCGCCCTCGGACATCACCATCGTGACCCTCGCGTCACTGCGAACCTGA
- a CDS encoding HPP family protein, translating to MIRRYLERLELSAVLERYDPSLVRAGYSAVNAGLSLAVMAAVAHFSHAPFLFPSLGPTAFLLFYTPTVPAASPRNTVYGHLIGVLAGYLALTLTGLRDTPPDLTDITWARLWASAVALGLTCGLMPLLGVAHPPAAATTLIVALGLLRTPLQLTVVMIAVVLLAAQGLLVNRLAGVPYPWWRPAPPVPAPSEPVTTGS from the coding sequence ATGATCCGGCGGTACCTCGAACGGCTGGAACTGTCGGCCGTGCTGGAGCGGTACGACCCGAGCCTGGTCAGGGCCGGCTACTCGGCGGTGAACGCCGGCCTCTCGCTCGCGGTGATGGCCGCCGTGGCGCACTTCAGCCACGCGCCGTTCCTCTTCCCCTCACTGGGGCCGACGGCGTTCCTGCTCTTCTACACCCCGACCGTGCCGGCCGCCTCGCCGCGCAACACGGTCTACGGTCACCTGATCGGCGTGCTGGCCGGCTACCTCGCGCTGACCCTCACCGGCCTGCGGGACACCCCGCCCGACCTCACCGACATCACCTGGGCCAGGCTCTGGGCGTCCGCCGTGGCACTCGGCCTGACCTGCGGGCTGATGCCGCTGCTCGGGGTCGCGCACCCGCCCGCCGCCGCCACCACCCTGATCGTCGCGCTGGGCCTGCTGCGCACCCCCCTGCAGCTGACCGTGGTGATGATCGCCGTCGTCCTGCTGGCCGCGCAGGGGCTGCTGGTCAACCGCCTGGCGGGCGTCCCCTATCCGTGGTGGCGCCCGGCGCCGCCGGTCCCCGCACCGTCCGAGCCGGTCACGACGGGGTCGTAG
- a CDS encoding GNAT family N-acetyltransferase, whose amino-acid sequence MTDGPDRGGRASAEGWELRPALPGDVEAIADLRAVVLREDLERLGRYDEHRVRQRLRDGYHPQYTSLLLVDDGGAGRGRAGCVTLRPAEDGLHLEHFYLAPRYQGLGLGSAVLRSLLARADAEGVPVRLSVLQGSAARRLYERHGFVPDSEDAVEVFMHRPAPVCAGAPVATAPVTGHAGPAG is encoded by the coding sequence CTGACGGACGGCCCGGACCGGGGCGGCAGAGCGTCGGCCGAGGGCTGGGAGCTGCGCCCGGCGCTGCCCGGCGACGTGGAGGCCATCGCCGACCTGCGCGCCGTGGTCCTGCGCGAGGATCTCGAACGGCTCGGCCGCTACGACGAGCACCGGGTGCGGCAGCGGCTGCGGGACGGCTACCACCCGCAGTACACCTCGCTCCTGCTGGTCGACGACGGCGGAGCCGGCCGCGGGCGGGCCGGCTGCGTCACGCTGCGCCCGGCCGAGGACGGGCTCCACCTGGAGCACTTCTACCTGGCCCCGCGGTACCAGGGCCTGGGCCTGGGCTCCGCCGTCCTGCGCTCGCTGCTGGCACGGGCCGACGCCGAGGGCGTACCGGTGCGCCTCAGCGTGCTGCAGGGCAGCGCCGCCCGCCGGCTGTACGAGCGACACGGCTTCGTCCCCGACTCCGAGGACGCCGTCGAGGTCTTCATGCACCGCCCGGCCCCGGTGTGCGCCGGCGCCCCGGTCGCCACCGCGCCGGTCACAGGGCACGCAGGCCCAGCAGGGTGA